A genomic segment from Arcobacter acticola encodes:
- a CDS encoding cytochrome C, with protein MHPSFLKSKIFALLALVIMSVSFTFPMIAFHGTLNKIHEDKSDEISSLAINTWNLYNQGKYKSTTTPKEAHNDLEKMIKTSSEIGVASLPIWSCSLEAPNYPKVAFPEGIPVFFHFDGFSGEVHEMNTINHYVGMDPMWRGGQLEREIGIYALLGLSLFMIYFILFNKKILTYIMIIPASLPLLFIADYSYWLYWFGHNLHDWGAFKIKPFMPTVFGDGKIAQFTTHSYPTIGFYMLLAIGILSLLAILARSKAIKESGLED; from the coding sequence ATGCATCCTAGTTTTCTAAAATCTAAAATATTTGCATTACTGGCTCTTGTGATTATGAGTGTCTCTTTTACTTTTCCAATGATTGCATTTCATGGAACATTAAATAAAATCCATGAAGACAAAAGTGATGAAATATCATCACTTGCAATTAACACATGGAATTTATACAACCAAGGTAAATACAAAAGTACTACTACTCCAAAAGAAGCACATAATGATCTTGAGAAAATGATTAAAACATCTTCTGAAATTGGTGTTGCATCTCTTCCTATTTGGTCATGTTCACTAGAAGCTCCAAACTATCCAAAAGTAGCTTTTCCAGAAGGAATCCCTGTATTTTTCCACTTTGATGGATTTTCAGGTGAAGTTCATGAAATGAATACAATTAATCACTATGTGGGAATGGATCCTATGTGGAGAGGTGGACAACTTGAGCGAGAGATTGGTATTTATGCTCTTTTAGGACTATCTTTATTTATGATTTATTTTATTTTATTTAATAAAAAAATCCTAACTTATATAATGATTATTCCAGCATCTCTTCCTTTATTATTTATAGCTGATTACTCATATTGGTTGTATTGGTTTGGACACAACCTTCATGACTGGGGAGCTTTTAAAATAAAACCATTTATGCCTACAGTTTTTGGTGATGGGAAAATTGCACAATTTACAACTCACTCTTATCCAACAATTGGTTTTTATATGTTACTTGCAATTGGAATTCTTAGTTTATTAGCAATTTTAGCTAGAAGTAAAGCAATAAAAGAAAGTGGATTAGAGGATTAA
- a CDS encoding nitrous oxide reductase family maturation protein NosD: protein MLKIIFTSFFFLITFLNANLLQEAIDNAKEGSILKLPKGVYKGSIVINKPISIIGKEDGVIIDGEQQGTVIQITSPFVTIKNLTITGSGDRHDTLDSAIKITNSNQSEISGNIIKDSLFGIDVSMTNNSIISNNYITSKDLDLGLRGDGLRLWYSNDNIVTKNKLIKSRDMVIWYSHGNEISENYGEHNRYSLHFMYAGKNLVKNNTYKYNSVGIFFMYSQDTTAIGNTIQSSLGATGMGIGLKDVSNFTLKDNTIIYCAQGLYIDRSPFEPDTKNWIEDNKILYNSEALHFHSISENNVIKSNKILGNIEDIINDSRGAKTDLNEIVNNYWDNYEGFDKDGDNIGDTPHKVFQYADQLWVYDQDVKFFYGSPVIALLNFLAKLAPFTQPIFLMADDKPKLKM, encoded by the coding sequence ATGTTAAAAATTATATTTACATCATTTTTCTTTCTTATTACTTTTTTAAATGCAAATTTATTACAAGAAGCTATTGATAATGCAAAAGAAGGATCTATATTAAAACTTCCAAAAGGAGTTTATAAAGGTTCTATTGTAATAAATAAACCAATATCAATTATTGGAAAAGAAGATGGTGTAATAATTGATGGAGAGCAACAAGGAACGGTTATTCAAATAACTAGTCCATTTGTAACTATCAAAAATTTAACAATAACAGGAAGTGGTGATAGACACGATACATTAGATTCTGCCATTAAAATTACCAATTCTAATCAATCTGAAATTTCTGGAAACATTATAAAAGATTCATTATTTGGTATTGATGTTTCAATGACAAATAATTCAATAATCTCAAATAACTATATAACTTCAAAAGATTTAGATTTGGGATTAAGAGGTGATGGGCTTAGACTTTGGTACTCAAATGATAATATTGTAACAAAAAATAAACTTATCAAATCAAGAGATATGGTAATTTGGTATTCACATGGAAATGAGATTTCAGAAAACTATGGTGAACACAATAGATATTCACTTCATTTTATGTATGCAGGTAAAAATCTAGTTAAAAATAATACTTATAAATATAATTCTGTTGGAATATTTTTTATGTATAGTCAAGATACAACTGCTATTGGAAATACTATTCAAAGTTCATTAGGTGCAACAGGAATGGGAATAGGATTAAAAGATGTATCAAACTTCACATTAAAAGATAATACAATTATTTATTGTGCGCAAGGTTTATATATAGATAGATCACCATTTGAACCAGATACTAAAAACTGGATTGAAGATAATAAAATCTTATACAATTCAGAAGCTTTACATTTTCATTCTATAAGTGAAAACAATGTAATTAAATCAAATAAAATTCTAGGAAATATCGAAGATATTATAAATGATAGTAGAGGTGCTAAAACAGATTTAAATGAAATAGTAAATAATTATTGGGATAACTACGAAGGTTTTGATAAGGATGGAGATAATATTGGAGATACACCACATAAAGTTTTCCAATATGCTGATCAGTTATGGGTTTATGATCAAGATGTAAAATTTTTCTATGGTTCTCCTGTTATTGCATTATTAAATTTTCTAGCAAAATTAGCACCATTTACTCAACCAATTTTTCTTATGGCTGATGATAAACCTAAGTTAAAAATGTAA
- the nosZ gene encoding Sec-dependent nitrous-oxide reductase encodes MKPVLGKISSLLLGTTLITSALAATDGELAKVMKDRGLSEIDVVRAAKTYNPTGVKDKYVVFSSGGQSGQMLVYGVPSMRLLKYIAVFTPEPWQGYGYDKDSLEILRQGNIRGREINWGDTHHPALSETDGKYDGKWLVINDKANPRIAVIDLEDFETKQIVPNPVFKSEHGGAFFTPNSDHILEAAQYAAPFDNEYHPIEDYKETYRGGVTVWKFDSKIGRIIPKDSFTLELPPYMQDLSDSGKGISDGWGFTNSFNTEMYTGGIEVGMPPNEAGMSRNDTDFLHVYNWKKLYELSKDPKNVKIVNDHKIIPIEIAVKNDALFLIPEPKSPHGVDVDPTGQYLVVCGKLDTHASVYDFKKIQKLISNKEYAGKDPFGIPILDMKKSLHGQLELGLGPLHNQYSPVDGEIYTSLYVDSQVVKWNFKELKVLDKENVHYNIGHLAGMEGKSADPQGEYIIALNKLSIDRFQNVGPLHPQNHQLIDISGKTMDLLVDMPLPLGEPHQAVAIRAEKLHPHVRYEMGTNTKTGEQHIGKTLAGQERIERNGNHVTVYATLVRSHINPERITVNKGDKVTIHMTNLERAQDETHGFTVDNFDVHASLEPGETSTIEFNADIEGVFPYYCTEFCSALHLEMMGYLMVKDPNKKYESAQKIKMQTMTPEQLKAEYDKTVAVNAATDSVIQSVVKFLKDNKFGDHKVVADLVTDALDQYGKIPEQKKLSDEAVKAGDMEKAILFENMIWQLMVKTADVGIRAKDTLVRLIATKQSDAAARGEKTFAEGGCNGCHVIGKVSSGPDLTGVLQRHENGEKWVADFILDPEKMYGEPYVKGMIDYFNLKMPNQHMSQEETKDIIEYLKWIDENANLF; translated from the coding sequence ATGAAACCTGTACTTGGTAAAATCTCATCTTTACTTTTAGGAACAACGCTTATTACATCAGCTCTGGCTGCTACTGATGGAGAATTAGCAAAAGTAATGAAAGATAGAGGCTTATCTGAAATCGATGTAGTTCGTGCTGCGAAAACGTACAATCCTACTGGGGTTAAAGATAAATATGTAGTTTTCTCATCGGGTGGACAAAGTGGACAAATGCTTGTTTATGGCGTTCCATCTATGAGACTTTTAAAATATATTGCTGTATTTACACCTGAACCTTGGCAAGGATACGGTTACGACAAAGACTCACTTGAAATTCTAAGACAAGGAAATATAAGAGGAAGAGAGATAAATTGGGGAGATACTCATCACCCTGCACTTTCTGAAACTGACGGAAAATATGATGGTAAATGGTTAGTTATAAATGATAAAGCTAATCCAAGAATTGCTGTTATTGACTTAGAAGACTTTGAAACAAAACAAATTGTTCCAAATCCAGTATTTAAATCTGAACATGGAGGAGCATTTTTTACTCCGAATTCTGATCATATTCTAGAAGCAGCTCAATATGCAGCTCCATTTGATAATGAATACCATCCTATAGAAGATTATAAAGAAACTTATAGAGGTGGAGTTACTGTTTGGAAATTTGATTCAAAAATTGGACGAATTATTCCAAAAGATTCATTTACTCTTGAATTACCTCCATATATGCAAGATTTATCAGATTCTGGTAAAGGTATCTCTGATGGTTGGGGATTTACAAACTCATTTAATACAGAAATGTACACAGGTGGAATTGAAGTGGGAATGCCACCAAATGAAGCAGGTATGAGTAGAAATGACACTGACTTTTTACATGTATATAACTGGAAAAAATTATATGAATTATCAAAAGATCCTAAAAATGTAAAAATTGTAAATGATCATAAAATAATTCCAATTGAAATTGCAGTTAAAAATGATGCACTATTTTTAATTCCTGAACCAAAATCACCTCATGGTGTTGATGTTGATCCAACAGGACAATACTTAGTTGTTTGTGGAAAATTAGATACTCATGCTTCAGTTTATGATTTTAAAAAAATCCAAAAACTAATTAGTAATAAAGAATATGCAGGGAAAGATCCTTTTGGTATTCCAATTTTGGATATGAAAAAATCTTTACATGGACAATTAGAATTAGGACTTGGGCCACTTCATAATCAATATTCACCTGTTGATGGAGAAATTTATACTTCATTATATGTTGATTCACAAGTTGTAAAATGGAACTTTAAAGAATTAAAAGTTCTTGATAAAGAAAATGTTCACTATAACATTGGTCACTTAGCTGGAATGGAAGGGAAATCTGCAGATCCACAAGGTGAGTATATTATTGCACTTAACAAATTATCAATAGATAGATTCCAAAATGTTGGTCCTTTACATCCACAAAATCATCAGTTAATTGATATTTCTGGGAAAACAATGGATTTATTAGTTGATATGCCTTTACCTTTAGGTGAACCACATCAAGCTGTTGCAATTAGAGCAGAAAAACTACATCCTCATGTTAGATATGAGATGGGTACAAATACTAAAACAGGTGAACAACATATTGGAAAAACTCTTGCAGGACAAGAAAGAATTGAGAGAAATGGTAACCATGTAACTGTATATGCTACATTAGTTAGATCTCATATTAATCCTGAAAGAATTACTGTAAATAAAGGTGATAAAGTAACTATTCACATGACTAATCTTGAAAGAGCACAAGATGAAACACATGGATTTACTGTTGACAACTTTGACGTACACGCATCATTAGAACCAGGAGAAACTTCAACAATTGAATTTAATGCAGATATTGAAGGTGTGTTTCCATACTATTGTACAGAATTTTGTTCAGCACTTCACTTAGAAATGATGGGTTATTTAATGGTTAAAGACCCAAATAAAAAATATGAAAGTGCTCAAAAAATCAAAATGCAAACAATGACACCTGAGCAGTTAAAAGCTGAATATGATAAAACAGTAGCAGTTAATGCAGCAACTGATTCAGTTATTCAAAGTGTTGTTAAATTCTTAAAAGATAATAAATTTGGTGATCATAAAGTTGTAGCTGATTTAGTTACAGATGCACTTGATCAATATGGGAAAATTCCTGAACAGAAAAAATTATCTGATGAAGCTGTTAAAGCTGGAGATATGGAAAAAGCTATTTTATTTGAAAATATGATTTGGCAACTTATGGTTAAAACAGCAGACGTAGGGATCAGAGCAAAAGACACTTTAGTAAGACTAATTGCTACTAAACAATCAGATGCAGCAGCGCGTGGAGAAAAAACATTCGCAGAAGGTGGATGTAATGGTTGTCACGTTATTGGTAAAGTATCTTCAGGACCTGATTTAACAGGAGTTTTACAAAGACATGAAAATGGTGAAAAATGGGTTGCAGACTTTATTTTAGATCCAGAAAAAATGTATGGTGAACCTTATGTAAAAGGTATGATAGATTACTTTAATCTAAAAATGCCAAACCAACATATGAGTCAAGAAGAAACTAAAGATATTATTGAATATCTAAAATGGATTGATGAAAATGCAAACCTTTTCTAA